The Thermus oshimai DSM 12092 genomic interval GGACCGGAAGAGCCCCTACATCTTCCGCACCTCTTTCACCAGCTGGCAGGTGAGCTTTCCCCTAGGGCGCTGGGTGGCGGAGCGCTTGGGCAAGCGGGTGGCCATCGTGGCCGCGGACTACGCCTTTGGCCGGGAGAGCGCGGCGGCCTTCAAGGAGAGCTTCCTGGCCGCCGGGGGTCAGGTGGTGGACGAGGTCTACACCCCTCTGGGGAGCACGGACTTCAGCGCGGCCATCGCCCGGGTGGGACGGGCCCGTCCCCAAGCGGTTTACGGCTTCCTGGCAGGGAGCGACGCGGCCATCTTCCTGCGCCAGTACGCCCAGTTCGGTCTGAAGGGGTCCATCCCCTTGGCCACCACGGGCTTTACCGTGGAGGAGGACGTGGTCCAGGCCGTGGGGAAGGATGCGGAGGGGGCTTACAGCAGCCTGCACTGGGCGGTGCGCCTGGCCCTTCCCGAGAACCAGCGTTTCGTCCAGGCCTACCGACGCCGCTTTAACCGCGCCCCCAGCGTCTACGCCATGCAGGGCTACGATACCGCCCGGGTGATCGTGGAGGCGGTGAACGCCCTCAAGGGGGATACCGCCAACAAAGAGCGCCTGGTGGAGGCCCTGGAGGGGGTGCGCTTCCGGGGACCCCGAGGGCTCTTTGAGTTTGACCCCAGGACCCACCAGGTGGTCCAGAACATCTACGTGCGCCAGGTGCGGGAAGTGGGTGGGGAACTGGCTAACGCGGTAGTGGCCGACCTGGGCCGCGTGCGGGATCCCGGCTAGCCATGGAGTTCTACCTCCTCACCGCCTTGAATGGCCTGGCCTACGCGGCCGTGCTCTTCCTCCTGGCCTCGGGCCTCTCCCTGGTCTACGGGGTGGGGCGTTTCCTCCACCTGGCCCACGGGGGGTTCTACATGCTGGGGGGCTACCTGGGCTACACCGCTGTGCGGGGTCTAGGGGACTTCTGGCTGGCCCTCCTGGCCGTGGCCCTAGGGGCTTTCGTCATCGGAGGGGTAGCGGAGCGTCTGGTGGCCCTGGTCTACGGACGGGGACGGGAGCTGGACCAGGTCCTCTTCACCTTCGGCCTAGCTTTTGTCGTTTCCGACCTCACCCGGGCGGTCTGGGGCGCCGCCGTCTTAGGCCTCAGGCCGCCCCCTGTCCTGGACCGCCCCGTGGACCTCGGGCTTTTTCCCTATCCCGCCTACCCCCTCTTCCTCATCGGGGTGGGGGTTGCCGTGGCCCTGGGGCTTTGGGCCCTTCTGCGGCGCACCCGATTCGGCCTGGAGCTGAGGGCCGCGGCCGGCCATGGGGAGATGAGCCAGGCCCTGGGGGTGGACGCCCGCGGGGTCCTAAGGCGGGCCTACCTCCTGGGGGTCCTCCTGGCGGCCCTGGCCGGATTCCTGGCCACCCCCCGGATCGCCCTGGCCCCAGGCCTGGACTTCACCATGCTCATCCTGGCCCTGGTGGTGGTGGTGATCGGGGGGCTGGAGCGGGTGGAGGGGGCCCTGGTGGGCAGCCTCCTGGTGGGGCTTGCGGACAGCTTCGGCAAGGTCTTCATCCCTCAGTTCTCCCTGGCCCTGGTCTTCGGGGTCATGGGCCTGGTCCTGGTGGTGCGGCCTCAGGGTCTTCTAGGGGGTGCACGGTGAAAGGGGGATTCTGGCCCTTCCTCCTGCCCCTGGCCCTGGTGCCCCCGGCCCTCGGGGGGTACCCCCTCTACCTGGCCACGGACGTGGCCGTGTGGGCCCTGGCCGCCACGGGCCAGGCCCTCCTCTACCGCTTCACGGGCCTGGTCTCCCTGGGGCACGCCGCCTTCCTGGGGGGTGGGGCCTACGTGGGGGCCCTGCTCACCCGGGGCCAGCCGGAGTTTTTCCCCCTGGCCCTCCTCCTGGCCCCGGTCCTGGGCTCCGCCGTGGCCCTCTTCCTGGGGGCCCTCAGCCTGCGAAGCCACGGCATCTTCTTCCTGATGCTGAGCCTGGCCCTGGCCCAGCTCCTCTACGTCCTGGCCAAGCAGGGCTTCCCCCAGATCACGGGGGGGGACGACGGCCTGAGCGGGGTGCCCAAGCCCCCCTTCTTGGAGAGCCCCGGTGCCTACTACCTCCTGGCCCTGGCCCTTCTTCTGGGGGTCCTCTGGGCCTACCACCGCTTCGCCCAAAGCCCCCTAGGGCGGACCCTGGAGGCCCTCCGCTCCAACGAGGCCCGGCTGGAGGCCCTGGGCTACCCGGTGCGCGGGTATAAGCTCCTGGCGTTCGGCCTTTCCGGGGCCCTCACCGCTTTAGCCGGGGTCCTCCTAGCGGCCCACCGGGGGTTCGTCCACCCCCACGACCTAGCCTGGCACACCTCGGGGGCCCTCCTGGTGATGGCCGTGATCGGGGGGATGACCTGGACCCACGGGGGGCTTCTTGGGGCCGCGATCCTCATCCTGGCGGAGGCCTTGCTCAGCACCTGGACCGGGCTCTGGAACCTCTTTTTGGGGGCGGTCCTCATGGGGGTGGTGCTCCTCCCCAGGCTCCGGCGCCTAGCCTCACGGAGGTGGACTTATGGCCGCGCTTGAGGCGAGGGGGATCCACAAGGCCTTTGGGGGGTTTCTGGCCCTGGCGGGGGTGGACCTGGAGGTGGCCTCCGGGGAGCGGCGCACGGTCATCGGCCCCAATGGAGCGGGGAAGAGCACCCTCTTCCGCATCGTCGGGGGGGAGCTCCGGCCCGACCGGGGGGCGGTCCGGATCTTCGACCGGGAGGCCACCCCCCTTCCCCCTCACCGCCGGGCCCTCCTGGGCCTGGCCCGCACCTACCAGATCGCCAGCCTCTTCCCGGAAAAGACCGCAAGGGAGCACGTCCTATTGGCCCTATTGGCCCGGGACCCCCGGCGCCGAAGCCCCTGGCCTCTTCCCCTCCCGGACCTGGAGGCCAGGGCCGCGGAGGTCCTGGATCAGGTGGGCCTCCGGGGCCGGGAGGACCTGCCCATTCACCAGCTGACCTACGGGGAACAGCGCCAGGTGGAGATCGCCCTGGCCCTGGCCCAGGAACCCCGCCTCCTCCTCCTGGACGAGCCCCTGGCGGGCCTCGGGGGGGAGGAACGGGCCCGGGTGGCCGGGCTCATCCGGGGTCTGCCCCGGAGCATTACCGTCCTTCTCATCGAGCACGACCTGGACTTCGCCTACGCCTTCGCCGACCGGGTGACCGTCCTCCACCAGGGCCAGGTGCTCCGGGAGGGGCCTCCCCAGGAGGTGCGGGCCGACCCCCAGGTGGTGGAGGTCTACGTGGGGGGCCGGTTGGAGGGGGATCCTGCCCTCGAGG includes:
- a CDS encoding ABC transporter substrate-binding protein, which produces MALSLGLALGRARAQREALRVGVVLPYSGVYAQLGEDITNGMLLYFEEVRNQAGGRPIQLVREDETADPTVALRKVTKLVEQDRVDLLTGLVSTASAYAVRDYVHSTRNILVVSNAGGNALTRDRKSPYIFRTSFTSWQVSFPLGRWVAERLGKRVAIVAADYAFGRESAAAFKESFLAAGGQVVDEVYTPLGSTDFSAAIARVGRARPQAVYGFLAGSDAAIFLRQYAQFGLKGSIPLATTGFTVEEDVVQAVGKDAEGAYSSLHWAVRLALPENQRFVQAYRRRFNRAPSVYAMQGYDTARVIVEAVNALKGDTANKERLVEALEGVRFRGPRGLFEFDPRTHQVVQNIYVRQVREVGGELANAVVADLGRVRDPG
- a CDS encoding branched-chain amino acid ABC transporter permease, which produces MEFYLLTALNGLAYAAVLFLLASGLSLVYGVGRFLHLAHGGFYMLGGYLGYTAVRGLGDFWLALLAVALGAFVIGGVAERLVALVYGRGRELDQVLFTFGLAFVVSDLTRAVWGAAVLGLRPPPVLDRPVDLGLFPYPAYPLFLIGVGVAVALGLWALLRRTRFGLELRAAAGHGEMSQALGVDARGVLRRAYLLGVLLAALAGFLATPRIALAPGLDFTMLILALVVVVIGGLERVEGALVGSLLVGLADSFGKVFIPQFSLALVFGVMGLVLVVRPQGLLGGAR
- a CDS encoding branched-chain amino acid ABC transporter permease, with amino-acid sequence MKGGFWPFLLPLALVPPALGGYPLYLATDVAVWALAATGQALLYRFTGLVSLGHAAFLGGGAYVGALLTRGQPEFFPLALLLAPVLGSAVALFLGALSLRSHGIFFLMLSLALAQLLYVLAKQGFPQITGGDDGLSGVPKPPFLESPGAYYLLALALLLGVLWAYHRFAQSPLGRTLEALRSNEARLEALGYPVRGYKLLAFGLSGALTALAGVLLAAHRGFVHPHDLAWHTSGALLVMAVIGGMTWTHGGLLGAAILILAEALLSTWTGLWNLFLGAVLMGVVLLPRLRRLASRRWTYGRA
- a CDS encoding ATP-binding cassette domain-containing protein, producing the protein MAALEARGIHKAFGGFLALAGVDLEVASGERRTVIGPNGAGKSTLFRIVGGELRPDRGAVRIFDREATPLPPHRRALLGLARTYQIASLFPEKTAREHVLLALLARDPRRRSPWPLPLPDLEARAAEVLDQVGLRGREDLPIHQLTYGEQRQVEIALALAQEPRLLLLDEPLAGLGGEERARVAGLIRGLPRSITVLLIEHDLDFAYAFADRVTVLHQGQVLREGPPQEVRADPQVVEVYVGGRLEGDPALEAPVGGDGPAPGLLEVRGLRAGYGQGEVLHGVDLAVGEGEVVALLGRNGMGKTTLLKALMGLIPAQGEVRLAGEPLPAGALARARAGLALVPQGRQMIPGLTVEEELLLAWRPGRWTPERVYRLFPRLKERRQAPSTALSGGEQQMLALARALLRNPRILLLDEPTEGLAPLMVRHLGEVLKEVAREGETILLAEQNAAFALPLAQRAYLLDRGRIVGEERARTLLERPERIWERMG